ACTCGGAATCTAGTGGCCTTTCCTAAGTATTCAGAAGTATTTGGTGCTAATGATCTACCTTTCTTTGTTTAACTCCCCCCTCCTCTCATCTTGCTTTTATGATTAGAAAAAGGCAGTAAGAATTAATACTTGCTTGTGGTTAAAAATTCATGGTATATCAAAATGTACaaagcagaaagtaaaaaaatctcATAATCTTGTGCTTCAGAGTtaattaaacattattattatatattggtGTCATGTTTCCagacatttttctatttgtatacaAACATACCCTCACTTTTTCTTCATAAAGGCAAATGGGCTTAttctatagattaaaaaaaaaatttaacaatagaTTGCTCATATCATTCCAGTATTTATTACTGgtatttttcttgatattttcctCTGACTCTAGAATGGTAAGTGCCATAAATCAGTGATCTCTAATGTCTTGTTCCCTGTTGTATTCTTTTACATACAGCGGTGCCTCCCATAGGTAGATAATCATTAtctatttgtttaatgaatgaaaaccATTTAATGAGCTGAGGATTCCACTTCTCGCTGATCTGAAACAAACACAGTCAGATGACCCCGCTCTGATGGGGTGTACATCTTACAATAAGAGAATCAGAGGTGTGAATTGCTTTtgcaataaagaaatgaaaagaggtcCATGTGATATAGGGACACAGTGGCTAGTTAAGATTGGGTAGTCAAGTAAAATCATTCTCAAGAGGTAACATTTAAGCTGAGTTCTGAATATGACAAAGGGAGAACAGTGCTTCAAACAGAGGAAACAGCTAGTACCAAGGACACAAGTCAGGAACTTTGTCATTTTTGCCCCATAAGGCTGACTTTTTTTCATTGGTTTTCTTTAACGATGACTTATGTTGTTTTGACAGTTGTTCAGGAACAGTTCCTAAGCAAATACAGTGCTCTGCACTGCCTTATTAACACAACGGTCACAGCCACATGTGCTTATTAGAATTAAACAAGATTAAAAATTCGTTCCTCAGTTGTACTAGCCATATTATTGATACAAGTGGTTGGTGGCTAACATATTGGCCAGCATAACTATAGACCATCTCTAGTGTGTGAAAGTTCTGTTGCACAGCCCTACTTTGGAAAGTCACCCGATTCTAAACTCCTTAAGAGACTTCATGCTTGTTCACTGCGGTACTCCCAGTGTCTGACACGTAAAGattgaataaacatttgttaaatgataaGATGactaaatggatggatggattgaagGTCAGCACAGCTGTTCCCAGGGAGGGAATAAGAAAATGCATAAGCTCTCAGATGAGAAAAAGCTTGTTGTgtttgaagaacagaaagaagactgGCTGGAACGAGAGAGAAGAGTGGAAGATTGAGATCAACGTAGAGAGAAATTGGCAACTTGACCCTGATAGGCAATGTTAaacttaacttaaaaatttttttttaggtgcAGTGGGAAGAGTTTAAAGGTTTGTAGCACAGCAGTCGTGTAATCTGATCTGGATgcctttttttaaagctgtttctttcattttactgttttttgaGAGTTTAATAAGGTGGTAGGTATGACAGTTTATTAAACTGGATATTTGAGTAAAGTAAACTGCTTGAAATccagattatttattttgtttatagtgTTAGCACTAGCAtccttgttttatgtttgttttaataattttcttatttataagcaGGAACTTATAGGCAagaacttgtttttgtttttccagtgaaGGTGGTGTTTTTAAGGCTCATCTCACTTTCCCAAAAGATTATCCCCTTCGGCCTCCTAAAATGAAATTCATTACAGAAATCTGGCACCCAAATGGTAAGTTTATCtagttttacttttacatttgCAAGTATGATGGCCTGTCACTGAAGTTTTCAAGGTCAATAAGGAAGATGTAGTTCTCAATGAAATTGCGTTGGAATTTTGTACTAAGTTTGTTGTGTTTGTTATGCACATGGGCTTGGATTTAGATTCCTTAGAAGAGAAGGAGTGACAGAGatcacatggaaaaaaatctttatttgtttatttacttacttacttagtTTTCAGCTCGTTTTGAGACTCATGATGTTCCTAACTAGAGGAAGGGTTGGTGGGTGATATTCAGCATTAATAGAGCTCTTATAATTGAGGAGATAATTTCCAAGGTATTAGGTGACTCATTGGCTATTACAAAGAACACAGAAGTAATTAAACctggatttttaatttctgttttctcattttagctCCTAGACTATGGACAACGCTTAACTTTTAATGTATATTCTTAGCTGTCAAAAAGGAATGTCTTACCTACTTCATAAGGTGATTGAtaggatcaaatgagatacaATACTGTGTTTAAACCTTCAAAAGTATCCAGTACTGCTGTGCATAAAATGGTGACATTGACTTTTTACCCAAAGATGTACTACCATTTAAAATTCACTATGTGAGCCAAAGGTTAGGCTAGATAAACTATGTGTACACACAGTCTCCCTGAACTTTTGGCCTTGTTTTGTATGATAGAGCTTGCAAGAATTTCTTTCCTAAGTATTTTGACTATCAGTGTTTTGTAATCAAAGTTGTCTTTTTAGACAATTACACTAATCTGCATTCTACTTCTCATAGTCCAGACTTTCAGTTGCAAGGAAGAGAAACCCTTATATATTAGTTTAAGCAAAAATCAGTGAGGGTAACAGATGCATGAATAAACCAAGGCTTTGTTTCAAGGAAGTGTAATAGCACTCAGTGACTTGAAGAAGAGATGAGTCTTACTTAGGAGAGACTAGACTGGCAAATGGAAAACTATTGGGAACTAAGGAAGCCACCATATTTCATCACATCTAAGATAGCAGTGATCACAAAAGACATAGTTATTTTTTGCaccaggaagaagggagaaaaataatttctttctggtAGAACACATTAGCGATAGTCATATGGAGGCGTGAATTGACCACATCTGCCTTGGacgtttctttcatttcttcctagcCTTTTGGCAGTTTCTCCTGCCTTCTCTTGAATTATTTGATGTGTAGTAGTCAATCATTTTGCACctatttcaaaggaaaatgtaACAAAGTTTCTGAATGTTGTCTCTACCACACATTAGCTATATTACTGTAGGTAAAGCCTCTTGAACCTTAGTTTCTCTATCTGTGAGAATTATATGAGAGAATATATGTAAGCAGTACATGGAACCTCTGTTAAGAGGAACAATAGCAATGGCCTCCGTAGTTTAAGAGGGCAACTGAAATGagagtttattttctttgttttttaaggttgaaGGGATTGTTGGTTTGCAGGTTATAAGGGAGAAGGCATTAGAGAGTGAAGTAATTAAGACTTGATTTGAGAGAAGGGATGCTTTGTGAGGAAAGGATACCCGAGGAGGCAATGGGCCAGGGATGGCAGGTTCAGAAGGAGCTAGACTTAGAAAGGGGAGTGAGAGTGGTCTGCAATGGGAATGAGAGGAAAAACCAGCATTTGAGTTtctgctaggtgctggagatacaaagatgatAGAGTTATGGTCTTCCTGTAAGGATATTATGGTATGTGTAAGGGAAAGACGGACATAAATTTAATGGTGAAACAGAGACAACAGTGATGTTGTTATAAAGGTGTTTGGTAGCATAGAAAAGGGAGTCAGGGAATGATGGAGAATGTGATTCTTAAATAGAGTTTTGAATATGTATCTTTAGTCATGGAGACTCAATAGTTTTAAAGCTGTATAGTACGTTCATCATGACTACATTTATGTCTAGAAAGTTTATACTCACGGGGGAAGGTTTGGAAGGGAAAACCAGACAAAATAGCTAGGAGATAGAGGATTTTATCAGTTGCTAGTGGGTACGGCATTTCTTTCTGTGGTGATGCATGTATtgtaaaattgattgtggtgatggttatacaactctTTAAACATACTAGAAACCATTAAATTGTGTACTTCAAatacatgaattatatctcaaaagctgttttattaaaaattattatatggtAAAGTCATACAAGTTATTTGTATGACTTAGATGCATTCAATTTGGGACTTGTTTTCTGGAGGTGCAGTTGCCATAACCACTTaggtaattaaagaaaactagtcAAGGCTCAGCAGTGAGCTTAGGGCCTTGGAAGTTACTGACATCAAGATGACAGGtaacatatatcaaatcatcatgtggtataccttaaacttacacaacgttttatgtcaattatatcttaataaagctggcGGGGGGGAGATGGTGGGTAACACTGTGATATAATGAATGGTTTAATTTACTTAGGGAAAAGATGATTAATTTTGGAGATTAGGTTAACATCAAAAGTCAgaccaaggaaaaggaaaagaagaaagtgattGAGAGAATGGCTTCAAGAACCAGGGAAAGGAAGTGTGCCCACGGAAGTAAGAGAGGAAAATGTGTCCAGGAAGGTGTCCTCAACAGTATCAGTTGTTTTGGGCCCAGAAGGGTTGACTTTTAAAGTACCCAGGAGAATATGTTCTCCCAATCACTTTGTGAGAATAGTCATAGCATCCTGTTTGGAAGCAGAAGACAGTTTCCCATAAGGCAAAAAAGAGGGTACCCAAGTGATGGGTAAATAGAGAAGACGAGGGGAAATCAGATTTTCCTAATTTTAGAGCACAGCTTCAAGAGAAGGGAGATAGCTTGAAGGGTATGCATGGTTCAGGTAGTTTAGTTTCAAGATGGAAGAagagctgtgttttcttttcagtcaTTGATGCTGAGACTGTTGGCTAGCTACTTACGGGGAAATTGATTTAGAAATTGTCTTCACACcaaacagcaaagtgaattaaaactctaaatggaataaaaagtttcaagtgatttttaaaaatagtgaatattATTTTCTGGCTGTTAGGAACAAGGAATTTCTAGTttcaaaagcaataaatattGGAAGACtataaagaggaaagagaaatggtaACTAAATTCAGTATGGGATTCTTAAATGAATCTTGTGTCAGATAATAAGGCCAgctattaaaaaacattattggggtattgaaatgaaagaaaaaaataacaggcaAAAATTAAACAAGGAAAATTAGGAAGCAGTTTGTCAAGAAGAAAACTAAACATTGAGTACATAAATGGGTAAAGGATATGAACAGACATTTGACTAAAGAGGAAATACATAAAGTTTCTGTACATGGAAAAATTTAGCCcctaaaagtattttaaactagATTTCagttgtgaaatttaaaaatttttcaataaagaaaaatcttagtTTTATTGCCTTGTCACTCAGAATTATCAGCTCATATCttgcatttttaaagtgtaatttgGTAATAGGTATTAAGCATAAAAACCTCTTTCTAAGAAACTAAACTGtgtgtttaaaatgaaatgacacaaggttaaaaaattttaaaggtgctaaattacaataatttttataaaaggaaaatgggtCTTAAATAGATTCTCTCTGATAGAATTCTATACGAACATTTGATGTTAAATGTTCTCAAAGAAAATGACTTccttttctcaaagaaaaaattttaagtgataagTGAGGAAAATATCTTAATACTGTGTAAGCATTTTCTGTTCAACTTTATAGTGCTGTTACaagttttgctgttgttattcTTGCCTCTTGATCTAGTTAGTCATTTCATTATAGTTAAGAGATTTTACTAGGAGGTGTAGGTGAGTTGGGAAAAGGAACCTTAATTGCAGAACAGCTCATATACAAGACATTGAAGGCATGGGTCTTGAATGTTGCATTCACTGCTGAACTCCATGTCAGGTGGTGggcgcctggcacacagcacgCGTTCAAGAAGCATTTATCGTAGAGCCACAGTGCACATGAACTTTGACTCTGGTTAACCAGAGTTTATAACAGCAGAGGAGTGCTTGAGTTAGGAGGTGAAAAGTAGGCTTTAACATTATACCTATCATAAATTTGTTGGACTTTAGGTAGGAAGTCAGGgatgaaatatacataaatattgtcATTGATTATTTATAGGATTTGGAAATttggttaaaaaattttttaaccaaaattttttacttttctgtcttctctaacATTTCTCCAATAAGTATGCTTTTTGCAATAGGGAAAATGTCACTGTAGAAGATTAGTGAATGTTATGATTTTGATAGTTCCCTAATAGGGAATATTTGTGTGATGTAAATGTGGATTAGGACCCCTCTACCCCTTTTGATCAACAATTAATTTGTGGTTTGGATTTTAAAACCGTTTTATAGATTAGGGGCCTAATGAATATCACTTATGTTGATGAATTTTCACTAGCAATATGACATGTTCCTTTTGTGGATTTGAGTATACTTTTTccctgaaaatataattttgcctttatgtgattttaaaagtatattatcatgttaccttttatttttttcttaggaaaGTCTCTAGACCTTTGACTATTAACAATTTCAATCAGTAAGTTAGTGGGGAAACTAGGAATTCATTATCTAGAAACTCAGTTCTGGTGTTTGGACCATATACTTTCTACAAATGAAGAACAGATTCAATAGATgccatttcttcatttcattgtatttattacATGTAAATGCTAGGCACCATCTACATACTAGGTGTCTTGAAATTTTGCACAAATGAAAAAGGTAGCTTACATTCCTTTTGGGTTTGTCAGGTGGATCCTACTTGGTACAATCTTTGGTCTTCCTAAAAGGTTAACAGGttccattttggaaattaacttcTGTATCTTTTCAGTGGTACAGTGGTATTGAATTTTATACAGATGCCATGGGAATCGGGACCATgtttattataatatgtattttatgtatagtcaaattattttaaatatttaaaaccataATCTTAATCTCTAATTTTGCAGTTGATAAAAATGGTGATGTATGCATTTCTATTCTTCACGAGCCCGGGGAAGATAAATATGGTTATGAAAAGCCAGAGGAACGCTGGCTGCCTATTCACACCGTGGAAACCATCATGATTAGTGTCATTTCTATGCTGGCAGACCCTAATGGAGACTCACCTGCTAATGTTGATGCTGCGGTAAGGTGGTCACATGCACACATCTCCCCTGCCGTTTAATTAAACTTGATTAGAACTATAGTAgctttataagtatatatgtgtgggtgtgtatcgatatgtttttattcatttaattttttcatgaatCTGTACAAAGATAAGTAAGACATAACTAAgctttacccctaaatatttgTACCTGCATCTTTTAAGAATAAGgacactagggacttccctggtggcgcagtggttaagaatcctcctgccaatgcaggggaaatgggttcgatccctggggcaggaagatcctacatgctgcggaccagctaagcccatgtgccacaactactgggcctgtgctctacagcccgcgagccacaactactgaagcccgtgcgcctagagcctgtgctccgcaacaagagaagccacctcagtgagaagcctgtgcaccacaacgaagagtagcccgtgctcgttgcaactagagaaagcccgcgagcagcaacaaagacccaacgcagccccccaccaccaaaaaaaaaacaaattaaaaaaaaaaaaaaggaataaggacACTATCCTATATAACTATAAAACAGCTGTCATACCTATGAGAACTTACTATGAAGTCCCTAGTAGGTCCATATTATTATTcccaagcttttatttttaaaactttcagacCTACAAAATGTTGCATTAGTTAAATAAACACCCTTAAACACCCCTATACCCTACACATATAGGTTCACAAATGTGGAGATTTTACAAcgttatcattatcattatgattattattatttgctaaaCTGAGAATACTTTACAGATCTTTATGTTTAAGTATATacttaaatacttcagcatgtatcTCCTAAGAACAAAATGGGTGGGGCAAAATTCTGGGGTTCCAGAATTTTAGGAACccacattactttttaaaaattagttaattaattttggctgtgttgggtcttcgttgctacacgagggctttctctagttgtgttgagtgggggctactcttcattgtagtgctcgggcttctcattgtggtggcatctcttgttgtggagcacaggctctaggcgtgtgggcgtcagtagttgtggcacattggcttagttgctctgtggcatgtgggatcttctggaccagggcttgaacccatgtcccctgcattggcaggtggattcttaaccactgtgccaccagggaagtcctcacgtTACATTTTGTatcgttttatttattttttacttatttttttattttttattttgtaaagggTGGTGTTTGTTACCATTTTATTGTAGGTTTCTCATTTttacattattgtttttattttcatttttttggtcttctcttctccttttcttttttataaaaattattttatttatttgttaactttttttggctgcactgcactccacggcatgtgggatcttagttccctgaccagggattgaacccatgccccctgcagtggaagcgtggagtctttttttttttttgccgttcgcgggcctctcactgttgtggcctctctcgttgcggagcacaggctctggatgcgcgggctcagcggccatggctcacgggcccagccgctccgcggcatgtgggatcttcctggaccggggcacgaacccgtatcccctgcatcggcaggcgaactctgaaccactgcgccaccagggaagccccgaagcgtggagtcttaaccactggaccgccacggaagtCCTGTATTCATGTTTtattagtctcctttaatctagaaTAGTCCTAGTTCCTCAGCCGTCTATCCTTCTTTAATAGTCCTTTTGTTCTAATTCTTATTCTTGGAAACTTTGTTAGTATATGTGAAAGCTGGGAGGCTaaattcacctttttttcttgttattccaAACCTGCATAAAAACTTGGGTGAAATCTTACATGTAGAAAGACACTACATATAATAACCCCCTTTCAAATCTCTGgctttgaatttttgaatttagtAATTGAATTGAAGCAAACACTGGCAGAAAACCATTCTAACTTCTAGTAAGTCAAGTATCAGTCCAAACAACGTAAGGGGCACATGTGTGCAGAATTGGTTCCACTCAAGAGTGTGTGAGTAATAAGCCAGATGTTAAactaagagtgaaaaaaaaaaaaactaagagtgTGTTGGAGGAAGAGGGGTACGATTTAAATGCCAAAGTGAAGAAGTAATTACTTTCAGTACCAATACCCACACTAGCAGCTCTAATTCTAGTGCTcttctgtgtatttatataaaatctatatATCATCTTTGTTATTTTAGGAAGGTATTAAAATTTTGGATGTAGGTAGGAGGAAAGGCCAAGCTATTGAGTCATACAGACTTTCTGTCAAACTCTTTTCAGccccacttcatttatttatttgtttgtttggctgctccaggtcttagttgcggtatgtgagATCttaagttgcagcatgcaggatctttagttgtggcatgcgggctcttagttgcagcatgcaggatctagtttcatgaccagggatctaacccgagccccctgcattgagagcgtgaagttttagccactggaccaccagggaagtccctcagccccacatcttttttttttttttttttaaatatttatttatttatttatttggctgcactgggtcttctttagctgtggcatgcaccTCAACCCCACTTCTTAACTGACTTCTCAGAGCTGTCATTTCCAAACTTTAACGTCAGAGTTCTGTTCAATAGGTCCTTTTCCCTCCTTTGCTGGGGTTCCATTGAGACTCCTGTAGGCTACTACTTTCTCTCCTCTAATGCGTGTTTCATTGTTCTTCCATCTACTTTTGGTCTTCAGAAAAAATTTCTCCCCATTATTAGATGATTTTCATGCCATTTTCTTTGATAGTGAGgatttataccttaaaaaaataattccggTATGATCATTTTAAGGATCTTAGGAGAGCTAAGAGATAAACATATGTGCTTTTTGGTCTGTTGATTCCATAGGTTCTTCACATGTAAAATGCAGATGATAACACCACCCATCTGGTCATCCACAGTGTGTGGCATAGTGGATTCAACAAATGGCGACTCTGTTATTAGCTAGCTCCTGCTTTGAACCATCATCTACCAATCTATCTTCTACCTAGACGTCATCCTTGCCCAGTCTTGTGTGTCACCAGAGAATGTCAGTCAAATTATATATCTAAATTCCTTTCCACCCCTCTgccattgatttgagtccttttaACTTTTTACCTACATTATTGTAATAGCTTTCTATCTGATCTCCCTGCTCTCAGTCTTACTTCTCTCTGCTAAGTGCTCTTTTTaggtgattttttcttttcttttcttgagattgaccttccttcttttctggaATTGACCCTTTCtccttaaaatttcttaaatatgctAATGAGGTAATTACAGACAGTAACATTTTATCCATAAATACTTCATCAAACATCTCCAAATCTCTGTAGATGTTAGCATTATAGTTTATCTCATTTATTATAATGATTGGCTTTCTGGGGTACCTTGCTTTGAGGGCAAAAATTGTTGTTCAAATCTCTTCCTCTGCACAGGCAAGTATTGAAGATTTCTGTAGTCTTTGCTGTCCCTAAATGGATGATATGGGCGCGGCGGGGGGAAAGGGCTGGGCATTTTTGTGAGAATTTCCTGATATTTACAGGCTAAGTAAAATCAGCTCTATTCTCCTGTGAAACTATACTGGTGCTGTTTTGTGTTCCATTTTCATGGGCCAGGCAGTGATAGTGATATTGTCACTGTCATGTGTCCCACCCCCTCATTCCCCCGCCCCCACTAGAAATAGTACTCAGTATCATCTCAGTATGATGCATTACACCCGTATACTTAATATTGGAGGCACTGTTATGTCTACTTTATTTTCTGGTTGCTACCAGTAGGGAGAGTTGGTGATCCTTCAGATAGCCTGGATATCTTATTTGTAAGTCGTAGCTTTCTTTTTAGCATAATACAAAACTGCTAATGATCTTCAgggccttttccttttttaaagagaCTTTTGCCTGTAGAGGTCATTTGCATGTATCCTAGCAGAGTGCCTTGCAAAAGTGTTTCTTGACTACTTTTCTACCTTGtcaactttttaacattttaaaagtgttcACATTACCAAAGCATtacattcaaaattaaaattagtatttGAGATTGTAAGAGGAGTTTACATAAAATCAGTTGCTGTTACTTTTGTACTTACAGAAAGAATGGAGGGAAGACAGAAATGGAGAATTCAAAAGGAAAGTTGCCCGCTGTGTAAGAAAAAGCCAAGAGACTGCTTTTGAGTGACATTTATTCAACAGCTGTAACTTCACTTATTTCAGGgtaagttcatttaaaaaatcatcttattcttttgcatttttgtacATGTcataaatgtttttagaaattgtGTGATTTGGGTATTTGAATTGCTTGTTTTCATTGGCCTCATTTTTTAGTGGTAGTATCCAGTAGTCTcctatttctcagcagaaatagTGTCATCGCTTGCTTTTTCCTTCAGTAAATGCAGCTGTTTTTTACTAGATATTCTGTGTTAAACTGGTTGTTAGTATGGTAGCAGT
This region of Physeter macrocephalus isolate SW-GA chromosome 14, ASM283717v5, whole genome shotgun sequence genomic DNA includes:
- the UBE2G1 gene encoding ubiquitin-conjugating enzyme E2 G1 — encoded protein: MEELDLEGIMKHFANGSRCVHLTELNKNPVEGFSAGLIDDNDLYRWEVLIIGPPDTLYEGGVFKAHLTFPKDYPLRPPKMKFITEIWHPNVDKNGDVCISILHEPGEDKYGYEKPEERWLPIHTVETIMISVISMLADPNGDSPANVDAAKEWREDRNGEFKRKVARCVRKSQETAFE